The following proteins come from a genomic window of Gynuella sunshinyii YC6258:
- a CDS encoding tetratricopeptide repeat-containing response regulator yields the protein MNHRVLVIDDFENARKSARAMLLKMGVNQVFEAANAKEAMLLIQKNFFHVVLCDFNLGTGMDGQQLLEELRYSKTLSYQTTYVMVTAETSREMVMGAVEIHPDDYLAKPYAFDSLAARWKRWIQRNNDLKVVLTALDDGEVGLIIDECNRIIQQNPRYRAWAQKLLSETLIKTEQLAQAEILLSEWQSRREQPWIWLELARISFASGDLTQAESYVGKVIELHPNYAQAYDLLADIYRRKNGLQRQYETLQTAVKISPRNHKRQDKLARVSYRLDDLQAASKALKDSISLKNHTSLHNIEDYQRLLAIQVESCSLDDQRHRRHYVAEITNALKRIQEAFPDQAESGLTEKFYKMQLKAISTPDFKPGEEEMNSLFEQISGELENSSGELGLSVASFFYEHGRMDQADQLVNRLRAKDPDKEDFVHRLNELQSEPITKDSRKEAARLNAIAKRHYEQKNVDRAMQFFERALEISPRNPALILNYVQCVLKAKRNSAFVDNADQLNSYLNRLSYLHEDSPQYARYEKLKKLMESS from the coding sequence GTGAATCACCGTGTCCTTGTGATAGATGATTTCGAAAATGCTCGAAAATCGGCTCGTGCAATGCTGCTTAAAATGGGAGTGAATCAGGTATTTGAAGCGGCTAACGCAAAAGAAGCTATGTTACTGATTCAAAAGAACTTCTTTCATGTCGTGTTGTGTGATTTCAATCTGGGGACTGGCATGGATGGTCAGCAGCTGCTGGAAGAACTCCGCTACAGTAAAACCCTGTCTTATCAGACTACATATGTAATGGTGACGGCAGAAACCTCAAGAGAGATGGTTATGGGAGCTGTAGAAATTCATCCTGATGACTATCTTGCCAAACCCTATGCATTCGACAGTCTAGCTGCCAGATGGAAGCGGTGGATTCAGCGTAACAATGATTTAAAAGTTGTCTTGACTGCTCTTGATGATGGTGAGGTTGGGCTGATTATTGATGAATGCAACAGAATCATTCAACAAAACCCACGTTATCGGGCTTGGGCCCAAAAGCTTCTATCTGAAACCCTTATAAAAACAGAGCAGTTGGCACAGGCAGAGATTTTGTTGAGCGAATGGCAATCACGTCGAGAACAGCCATGGATATGGTTGGAGTTGGCGCGAATATCTTTTGCTTCTGGTGATTTGACGCAGGCTGAGAGCTATGTTGGTAAAGTCATTGAGTTGCATCCTAACTATGCTCAGGCCTATGACTTACTGGCTGATATATATCGCCGCAAAAATGGGTTGCAGAGACAGTATGAAACGTTACAGACCGCTGTGAAGATCTCACCTCGTAATCATAAAAGGCAAGATAAGCTGGCAAGGGTCAGTTATCGACTTGATGATTTACAGGCAGCCAGTAAGGCTCTCAAAGACTCAATTTCCCTCAAAAACCATACATCATTGCACAATATTGAAGATTACCAACGGTTGCTTGCGATTCAGGTTGAGTCTTGTTCATTGGACGATCAACGACATCGTCGCCACTATGTTGCAGAGATAACGAATGCTCTTAAGCGTATTCAGGAGGCTTTTCCCGATCAGGCTGAAAGCGGGTTGACGGAAAAATTCTATAAAATGCAGTTGAAAGCCATTTCTACTCCCGATTTCAAGCCCGGTGAAGAGGAAATGAACTCTTTGTTTGAGCAGATCAGTGGTGAGTTGGAAAATAGTTCTGGTGAGTTGGGGTTAAGTGTCGCCAGTTTTTTTTATGAGCATGGGCGTATGGATCAGGCTGATCAGCTGGTTAATCGACTCAGAGCCAAGGATCCGGATAAAGAGGACTTTGTGCATCGATTGAATGAGCTGCAGAGTGAACCAATTACCAAGGATTCGCGTAAAGAGGCAGCACGATTAAATGCTATTGCCAAGCGACACTATGAGCAAAAAAATGTGGACCGGGCCATGCAGTTTTTTGAACGGGCCCTGGAAATATCTCCGCGGAATCCGGCATTGATATTGAACTATGTTCAGTGTGTGCTGAAAGCGAAAAGAAACTCTGCTTTTGTCGATAATGCCGATCAGTTGAATAGCTATTTGAATCGTCTTTCGTATTTGCATGAAGATAGTCCTCAGTATGCAAGATATGAAAAATTGAAAAAGCTTATGGAGTCCTCATGA
- a CDS encoding sensor histidine kinase: protein MKPINFDKNMVLASMAHDIKNSLALISAELNTVIESLPDNSGDTSKNLKRIQLETNRINSTLINLLGIYKASHERLLVAPDEVLLIDFVDDIVNHFKTTAENLGIQLSVDLQDPDLTWFFDPILIENLVKNLMSNALRYTASLLRITVYVEDELLYFKILDDGHGFPEAMLNCLSETYETEFKNGSTGLGLLFANQIAEMHKNKDKSGSIVLSNRVDGGAEIVLKLP from the coding sequence ATGAAACCTATTAATTTTGATAAGAACATGGTGTTGGCTTCCATGGCTCATGATATTAAGAATTCATTGGCGTTGATTTCTGCTGAGCTTAATACTGTGATTGAGTCGCTGCCTGATAATTCAGGAGATACATCAAAAAACCTGAAGCGTATACAGTTAGAGACTAATCGAATCAATAGTACATTGATTAATCTGTTGGGCATCTATAAAGCAAGTCATGAAAGGTTATTGGTAGCGCCAGACGAGGTTTTGTTGATTGATTTCGTAGATGATATTGTCAATCATTTTAAAACGACGGCGGAAAACCTTGGAATTCAATTATCGGTTGATCTTCAAGACCCTGATTTGACTTGGTTTTTTGACCCTATATTGATAGAAAACTTGGTCAAGAATTTAATGTCGAACGCGTTGCGTTATACGGCTTCCTTATTAAGAATAACAGTGTACGTGGAAGATGAGCTGCTCTACTTTAAAATTTTGGATGATGGTCATGGTTTTCCGGAAGCAATGCTGAATTGTTTATCTGAGACTTACGAGACTGAGTTTAAGAATGGCAGTACGGGATTAGGTCTCTTATTTGCCAATCAAATTGCTGAGATGCATAAAAATAAGGATAAATCAGGATCTATTGTGCTAAGTAATCGAGTAGATGGTGGGGCTGAAATTGTCCTGAAGTTACCATAG
- a CDS encoding prephenate dehydrogenase/arogenate dehydrogenase family protein, with translation MTVNLTDKNLLVIGLGLIGGSLAKACRQNKIFASISGFSRKAETMSDALSLGLVDEVSDDLQALVSKADVIFLAVPILSTPIVMAQIQPYLRNDTIVTDGGSVKGTVVKAGLELLTDAQLKMFVPGHPIAGSERSGVTAADEHLYIDHRIILTPIAETEPEAVQVVSQMWKSVGAEVDIMAWDYHDEVLAATSHLPHMLAFNLVDTLSKQSENREIFNYAAGGFRDFTRIAASDPTMWHDIFIANHRAILKVLDSYLDELHKLRNAVAVSDGEYMKFVFQEAKEAREHFSEILENRARRLQRSATHE, from the coding sequence ATGACAGTCAATTTAACGGACAAAAATTTACTCGTCATAGGGTTGGGTCTTATTGGTGGGTCGTTAGCCAAAGCATGTCGGCAAAATAAAATATTCGCCAGTATCTCAGGCTTCAGCCGGAAGGCTGAAACGATGTCAGACGCCTTGTCACTTGGGCTTGTGGATGAAGTCAGTGATGATCTTCAAGCGTTGGTCTCCAAGGCTGATGTCATATTTCTCGCAGTGCCCATTCTCTCGACGCCCATTGTTATGGCGCAAATTCAGCCTTATCTTCGGAATGATACAATTGTCACGGATGGTGGCAGTGTAAAAGGTACTGTTGTTAAGGCCGGATTAGAGTTGCTGACCGATGCCCAATTAAAGATGTTTGTTCCAGGGCATCCTATTGCCGGATCGGAAAGAAGTGGAGTGACCGCTGCAGATGAACATCTTTATATTGATCACCGTATTATTTTGACACCTATTGCTGAAACTGAACCGGAAGCAGTGCAGGTGGTTTCACAAATGTGGAAGAGTGTCGGAGCGGAAGTGGATATCATGGCCTGGGATTATCACGATGAGGTGTTGGCGGCAACAAGTCATTTACCTCATATGTTGGCCTTTAATCTGGTTGACACGCTCTCCAAGCAGAGCGAAAACCGGGAGATTTTCAATTATGCTGCGGGTGGTTTCAGGGACTTTACACGTATTGCGGCAAGTGACCCGACAATGTGGCATGACATTTTCATTGCCAATCACCGGGCGATATTAAAAGTGCTCGATAGCTACCTTGACGAATTGCATAAATTGCGCAATGCCGTTGCAGTGTCAGACGGAGAATACATGAAGTTTGTGTTTCAGGAAGCGAAAGAGGCCAGGGAGCATTTCTCTGAAATACTGGAAAACCGTGCCAGAAGATTGCAGAGGTCTGCTACTCATGAATGA
- the cmk gene encoding (d)CMP kinase, with protein MNDLNHLSPVITVDGPSGVGKGTLAMQLADALGWHFLDSGSLYRLTGLSAHNQQIDFANHQQLADVAAHLDVQFLRDSQGGLQILLASEDVTAEIRTEQVGNLASQVAPVAEVRQALFQRQRDFQLPPGLVADGRDMGTVVFPGAELKLFLTASAEERAKRRYIQLKEKGVDVSIARLAEEVRQRDERDTNRSIAPLCPADDAVMIDSTEMTIEEVFESAMTYVRDRGLNL; from the coding sequence ATGAATGATCTCAATCATTTATCACCGGTTATCACCGTCGATGGTCCCAGTGGAGTAGGAAAGGGTACTCTGGCTATGCAGCTGGCAGATGCTCTTGGCTGGCACTTTCTTGATTCAGGGTCTTTATATCGTTTGACTGGTCTGAGTGCTCACAATCAGCAAATAGATTTCGCAAATCATCAACAATTGGCTGATGTTGCTGCCCATCTGGATGTTCAGTTTCTTCGCGATAGTCAGGGAGGTCTTCAGATTTTGTTGGCAAGTGAGGATGTAACCGCTGAAATCAGAACCGAACAGGTTGGTAATCTGGCCTCTCAGGTTGCACCGGTTGCAGAAGTTCGGCAGGCTCTTTTTCAGCGTCAACGTGATTTTCAGCTACCTCCTGGACTAGTGGCTGATGGCAGGGATATGGGGACAGTCGTGTTTCCAGGTGCTGAACTTAAGCTGTTTTTGACCGCAAGCGCAGAGGAAAGAGCAAAAAGACGTTACATCCAGTTGAAAGAAAAAGGCGTTGATGTTAGCATCGCGCGCCTCGCGGAGGAGGTCCGACAACGCGATGAGCGAGATACTAATCGCAGTATTGCTCCTCTTTGTCCCGCTGATGACGCCGTAATGATTGACAGTACTGAAATGACAATCGAAGAGGTGTTTGAGAGTGCAATGACATATGTCCGGGATCGCGGTTTGAACCTGTAG
- the pckA gene encoding phosphoenolpyruvate carboxykinase (ATP) has protein sequence MANHLDLSKYGISNATEIVHNPSYDQLYNEETNPELEGYEKGQVTELGAVNVMTGVFTGRSPKDKYIVKDDVTKDTIWWTSEKAKNDNKPITQEVWNDCKKAVTDQLSGKRLFVVDTFCGANEDTRLKIRFIMEVAWQAHFVTNMFIRPTAEQLADFGEPDFVVMNGSKTTNPKWKEHGLNSEVFTLFNLTEKMQVIGGTWYGGEMKKGMFAMMNYYLPLNGMASMHCSANVGADGDVAVFFGLSGTGKTTLSADPKRKLIGDDEHGWDNNGVFNFEGGCYAKTINLDKESEPDIYNAIKRDALLENVTVDTDGIIDFTDGSVTENTRVSYPIYHIENIVKPVSKAGHAKKVIFLTADAFGVLPPVSKLTAEQTKYHFLSGFTAKLAGTERGITEPTPTFSACFGAAFLTLHPTKYGEELVKKMEAAGATAYLVNTGWNGTGKRISIKDTRGIIDAILDGSIENAETKTLPIFNLEIPTALHDVDSGILDPRDTYSDVSQWEEKAKDLASRFIKNFEKFTDNDEGKALVAAGPQL, from the coding sequence ATGGCCAATCATCTTGATCTCTCAAAGTATGGCATCAGCAACGCTACTGAAATTGTCCACAACCCTTCTTATGACCAGCTGTATAACGAAGAAACAAATCCTGAACTCGAAGGCTATGAAAAAGGTCAGGTAACCGAACTTGGTGCAGTTAATGTTATGACGGGTGTATTCACCGGTCGCTCTCCAAAAGACAAGTATATTGTTAAAGATGATGTCACTAAAGACACCATCTGGTGGACCTCAGAGAAAGCCAAAAACGATAACAAACCTATTACTCAAGAAGTATGGAATGACTGCAAAAAAGCGGTCACTGATCAGTTATCAGGTAAACGCCTGTTCGTTGTCGATACATTTTGTGGTGCTAATGAAGATACCCGTCTGAAAATTCGCTTTATCATGGAGGTGGCCTGGCAAGCGCATTTCGTTACCAATATGTTTATCAGACCAACAGCAGAACAATTGGCTGATTTTGGCGAACCTGACTTTGTTGTAATGAACGGCTCGAAAACCACCAATCCAAAATGGAAAGAACACGGCCTCAATTCTGAAGTATTCACCTTGTTTAACCTGACTGAAAAAATGCAGGTCATCGGCGGAACATGGTACGGCGGTGAAATGAAGAAAGGTATGTTTGCAATGATGAACTACTATCTTCCATTAAACGGTATGGCTTCCATGCATTGCTCTGCAAACGTCGGTGCAGATGGTGATGTAGCTGTATTCTTCGGTCTCTCTGGCACAGGCAAAACAACTTTATCTGCTGATCCAAAACGTAAGTTAATTGGTGACGACGAACATGGTTGGGATAATAACGGAGTATTTAACTTCGAAGGCGGTTGTTATGCCAAAACCATTAATCTGGATAAAGAAAGTGAACCAGATATCTACAATGCCATTAAACGTGATGCATTACTTGAAAACGTAACCGTTGATACAGATGGAATAATAGATTTCACCGACGGTTCTGTTACAGAAAATACTCGGGTTTCATACCCTATCTACCATATAGAAAATATCGTAAAACCGGTGTCTAAAGCAGGTCATGCGAAAAAAGTGATATTCCTGACTGCTGATGCTTTTGGCGTACTGCCACCCGTTTCCAAGTTAACGGCCGAACAAACCAAATATCACTTCCTGTCAGGTTTTACTGCAAAACTGGCTGGGACTGAGCGCGGAATTACTGAACCAACTCCAACATTCTCGGCTTGCTTTGGTGCAGCATTCTTAACTCTGCATCCAACCAAATATGGTGAAGAACTGGTTAAGAAAATGGAAGCTGCCGGTGCAACAGCATACTTAGTAAATACAGGATGGAATGGCACAGGAAAACGCATCTCTATTAAAGACACTCGCGGCATTATTGATGCTATTTTAGATGGATCAATTGAAAATGCAGAAACCAAAACTCTGCCAATTTTCAATCTTGAAATACCAACAGCGCTGCATGATGTTGATTCTGGTATTCTGGATCCAAGAGATACTTACTCAGATGTATCTCAGTGGGAAGAAAAAGCAAAAGACCTTGCCTCTCGTTTCATTAAGAACTTTGAAAAATTCACCGATAACGATGAAGGTAAAGCTCTGGTTGCTGCAGGCCCTCAACTCTAG
- the rpsA gene encoding 30S ribosomal protein S1, producing MTESFAELFEESLQAVEMVPGSIITGVVVDIDSDWVTIHAGLKSEGVVPRNQFLNEKGELEVQIGDEVKVALEAVEDGFGDTRLSREKAKRAESWLELEAKFEENAVVMGIINGKVKGGFTVDINAIRAFLPGSLVDVRPVRDTLHLEGKPLEFKVIKLDKKRNNVVVSRRAVLEAANSAERDQLLESLAEGQSVKGIVKNLTDYGAFVDLGGVDGLLHITDMAWKRIKHPSEIVAVGDEIDVKVLKFDRERNRVSLGLKQLGEDPWVDIKTRYPEESTVKAIVTNLTDYGCFAELEEGVEGLVHVSEMDWTNKNIHPSKVVQVGDEIEVMILDIDEERRRISLGIKQTQQNPWESFSGKYQKGDKVSGKIKSITDFGIFIGLEGSIDGLVHLSDISWNEAGEEAVRRYKKGDELETVILSIDAERERISLGIKQLDMDPFAEYVSENDKGAIVKGIVKEVDAKGATVTLAEDVEATLKASEISRDKVEDARNILNEGDEVEAKIISIDRKNRVLSISIKAKDSEDEKTALREMREKEMEAAGPTTIGDLIKAQMENKN from the coding sequence ATGACTGAATCTTTTGCTGAACTCTTTGAAGAAAGCTTACAAGCCGTTGAGATGGTACCCGGCTCAATCATCACAGGTGTTGTGGTTGATATCGATAGTGATTGGGTGACTATCCATGCCGGCTTAAAATCTGAAGGCGTTGTTCCTCGCAATCAGTTCTTAAATGAAAAAGGTGAACTGGAAGTTCAGATTGGTGATGAAGTTAAGGTAGCTCTTGAAGCTGTTGAAGATGGTTTCGGTGATACCCGTTTATCGCGTGAAAAAGCCAAGCGTGCTGAGTCCTGGTTAGAACTTGAAGCGAAGTTCGAAGAGAATGCAGTCGTTATGGGAATTATCAATGGTAAGGTCAAAGGTGGCTTTACAGTTGATATTAACGCCATTCGTGCGTTCCTGCCTGGATCACTGGTGGATGTTCGTCCTGTACGGGACACGCTGCACCTTGAAGGCAAACCGCTTGAGTTCAAAGTTATCAAGCTGGATAAAAAGCGTAATAACGTTGTTGTTTCCCGTCGAGCTGTTCTGGAAGCTGCAAACAGCGCTGAACGTGATCAGTTGCTTGAAAGCCTGGCTGAAGGTCAGAGCGTCAAGGGTATCGTTAAGAATCTGACAGATTACGGTGCGTTCGTAGATTTGGGTGGTGTTGACGGTCTGTTGCACATCACTGATATGGCCTGGAAGCGTATCAAGCATCCTTCAGAGATCGTTGCCGTTGGTGATGAGATCGATGTTAAGGTTCTGAAGTTTGATCGTGAGCGTAATCGTGTTTCTCTTGGTCTGAAACAACTGGGTGAAGATCCATGGGTTGATATCAAAACTCGTTATCCAGAGGAATCAACCGTTAAGGCTATCGTCACTAACTTAACCGATTACGGTTGTTTTGCTGAGCTGGAAGAAGGTGTTGAAGGTTTGGTTCACGTTTCCGAGATGGATTGGACCAACAAAAACATTCACCCGTCCAAAGTTGTTCAGGTTGGTGATGAAATCGAAGTTATGATTCTGGATATCGATGAAGAACGTCGTCGTATCTCTCTGGGTATCAAACAGACTCAACAGAATCCTTGGGAGTCCTTCTCCGGTAAATATCAGAAAGGTGATAAGGTATCCGGTAAAATCAAGTCTATTACTGACTTCGGTATTTTCATCGGTCTGGAAGGAAGCATTGACGGTTTGGTTCACCTTTCCGATATCAGCTGGAATGAAGCTGGTGAAGAAGCTGTTCGCCGTTATAAGAAAGGCGATGAGTTGGAAACCGTTATTCTGTCTATTGATGCTGAACGCGAGCGTATTTCGCTTGGTATCAAGCAGTTGGATATGGATCCATTTGCTGAGTATGTGTCTGAGAATGACAAGGGCGCCATTGTTAAAGGCATCGTGAAAGAAGTTGATGCTAAAGGTGCCACTGTAACATTGGCTGAGGATGTGGAAGCAACATTGAAAGCTTCTGAAATCAGTCGCGACAAAGTGGAAGATGCTCGTAACATTCTGAACGAAGGTGATGAAGTCGAAGCAAAAATCATCAGTATTGATCGTAAGAATCGTGTTCTGAGTATCTCTATTAAAGCTAAAGACTCTGAAGATGAGAAAACAGCTTTGCGCGAAATGCGTGAGAAAGAAATGGAAGCTGCAGGTCCAACGACTATTGGTGATCTGATCAAAGCTCAAATGGAAAACAAGAATTAA
- the uvrA gene encoding excinuclease ABC subunit UvrA, which yields MDKIVVEGARTHNLKNINVEIPRDKLVVITGLSGSGKSSLAFDTLYAEGQRRYVESLSTYARQFLSMMEKPDVDHIEGLSPAISIEQKTTSHNPRSTVGTTTEIYDYLRLLFARTGEPRCPDHDEPLEAQTVSQMVDQILALPEGTKLMLLAPLVKDRKGEHLHVFHELRQQGFVRVRINGVICDLDEAPSLDKRKKHKIEAVIDRFKVRSDIQQRLAESLETCLELADGTALVSYMEDQGEDLIFSSKFACPICGYAIPELEPRMFSFNNPAGACESCDGLGVKQYFDIKKVVFDEDRSLAEGAIQGWDRRSVYYFSQLEAVAQHYKIDIDLPWKKLGKKFQNAVLNGTGEEIVFSYVNSRGDVIKRSHSFEGVIPNMERRYHETESQMVREDLAKYLAEQPCPSCSGTRLKQASRHVFVDNKTLPQLVSLPIADAEQYFGSLKLSGRKGDIAEKILKEIRQRLEFLVNVGLEYLSLDRSADTLSGGETQRIRLASQIGAGLVGVMYILDEPSIGLHQRDNERLLKTLVHLRDLGNTVLVVEHDEDAIRSADFVLDIGPGAGVHGGEVIASGTPTQIMRSKKSLTGQYLSGKRKIIVPEKTVPVDKSKLLRVNGASGNNLQHVNLEIPVGLFTCVTGVSGSGKSTLINNTLYPVAATALNNATTLTASPHQSVDGLEFFDKVVDIDQSPIGRTPRSNPATYTGIFTAIRDLFTGTQEARSRGYKAGRFSFNVKGGRCEACQGDGMIKVEMHFLADIYVPCDVCQGKRYNRETLEIKYKGKNIHECLDMTVEEAREFFDSIPQLNRKLQTLVDVGLSYVKLGQSATTLSGGEAQRVKLARELSKRDTGNTLYILDEPTTGLHFHDIQQLLDVLHRLRDHGNTIVVIEHNLDVIKTADWVVDLGPEGGSKGGQIIATGTPRQIASHKKSLTGKFLKPLMA from the coding sequence ATGGACAAGATCGTCGTAGAGGGTGCTCGCACTCATAATCTGAAAAACATCAATGTCGAAATACCCAGAGACAAACTGGTTGTGATTACCGGTCTGTCAGGCTCTGGCAAATCTTCGCTGGCTTTTGATACCTTATATGCCGAAGGCCAGAGACGTTACGTTGAGTCACTCTCAACCTATGCCCGACAGTTTTTATCGATGATGGAAAAACCCGACGTCGATCACATTGAGGGCCTGAGTCCTGCCATCTCAATTGAACAGAAGACCACCAGCCACAATCCACGTTCCACCGTTGGCACTACAACCGAAATATACGATTACCTTCGTCTGCTGTTTGCCCGAACGGGAGAGCCAAGATGTCCAGATCATGATGAACCGCTCGAAGCACAGACCGTTTCTCAGATGGTGGATCAGATACTGGCTTTGCCTGAAGGTACCAAGCTCATGTTACTGGCCCCCTTGGTTAAAGACCGAAAAGGCGAACATCTGCATGTATTCCACGAACTGCGACAGCAGGGTTTTGTTCGAGTAAGAATCAATGGCGTGATTTGTGACCTGGATGAGGCCCCAAGTCTCGATAAGCGAAAAAAACACAAAATTGAAGCTGTTATCGACCGATTTAAAGTTCGTTCAGATATTCAACAGCGCCTAGCCGAATCATTGGAAACTTGTCTGGAACTGGCTGATGGAACGGCACTGGTAAGCTATATGGAGGATCAGGGGGAAGACCTGATTTTTTCTTCCAAATTTGCATGTCCGATATGCGGCTATGCCATTCCCGAACTGGAACCCAGAATGTTCTCCTTCAACAATCCTGCAGGCGCCTGCGAGAGCTGCGATGGATTGGGGGTTAAGCAATATTTCGACATTAAAAAGGTAGTTTTTGACGAAGACCGCAGCCTCGCAGAGGGAGCAATTCAAGGCTGGGATAGACGTAGTGTGTATTATTTCTCTCAGCTGGAAGCAGTCGCTCAACATTATAAAATTGATATCGATTTACCCTGGAAAAAACTTGGAAAAAAATTCCAGAATGCTGTTCTGAATGGCACTGGTGAGGAAATTGTTTTTTCCTACGTTAATAGCCGCGGAGATGTCATCAAACGATCTCACTCATTTGAGGGCGTCATTCCAAACATGGAGCGACGCTATCATGAGACAGAAAGCCAGATGGTACGCGAAGATCTGGCCAAATACCTGGCCGAACAACCTTGCCCAAGCTGCTCAGGAACACGCCTGAAACAGGCCAGTCGCCATGTGTTTGTAGACAACAAAACATTACCACAACTGGTAAGCCTGCCTATTGCCGACGCCGAACAATATTTCGGCTCACTAAAACTGTCGGGCAGAAAAGGAGATATTGCCGAAAAAATTCTCAAAGAGATTCGTCAGCGACTGGAGTTTCTGGTGAACGTCGGCCTTGAGTACTTGTCACTTGATCGGTCTGCAGACACATTGTCCGGCGGTGAAACCCAGCGTATTCGACTCGCCAGTCAAATTGGTGCCGGACTTGTAGGTGTTATGTATATTCTGGATGAACCTTCCATAGGACTTCATCAACGGGATAACGAGCGCCTACTCAAAACGCTGGTTCATTTACGCGATCTAGGAAATACAGTACTGGTAGTAGAGCACGATGAAGACGCAATTCGCAGTGCAGATTTTGTACTGGATATTGGCCCAGGGGCGGGAGTTCATGGTGGCGAGGTCATTGCCAGTGGAACCCCCACCCAGATCATGCGTTCCAAAAAATCTCTTACCGGACAATACCTCTCAGGCAAACGAAAAATCATAGTACCGGAAAAGACTGTCCCGGTTGACAAGTCCAAACTATTGCGGGTCAACGGCGCTTCCGGCAACAACCTCCAGCACGTCAACCTGGAAATTCCTGTAGGACTGTTCACCTGTGTCACTGGCGTCTCTGGCTCAGGCAAATCGACTCTGATTAACAATACCCTTTATCCTGTTGCAGCAACAGCGCTCAACAATGCCACGACTCTCACCGCAAGTCCGCATCAATCTGTAGATGGCCTGGAGTTCTTTGATAAAGTCGTCGACATAGATCAGAGCCCTATAGGCCGCACACCAAGATCGAACCCTGCCACTTACACAGGAATATTCACAGCCATACGGGATCTGTTTACAGGAACACAAGAAGCAAGGTCCAGAGGCTATAAAGCGGGACGCTTCAGCTTCAACGTAAAAGGAGGGCGTTGTGAAGCTTGCCAGGGTGACGGCATGATTAAAGTGGAAATGCATTTTCTTGCGGACATTTATGTGCCCTGCGATGTGTGTCAGGGAAAACGCTATAACAGAGAAACCCTGGAAATAAAATATAAGGGCAAAAATATTCACGAATGTCTGGACATGACTGTTGAGGAAGCACGTGAATTCTTTGACTCCATCCCCCAACTGAACCGAAAACTACAAACCCTGGTTGATGTGGGTTTAAGTTATGTCAAACTGGGTCAAAGCGCCACGACACTTTCAGGCGGCGAAGCACAACGCGTAAAACTGGCTCGTGAGTTATCAAAACGAGACACAGGCAATACTTTGTACATTCTGGATGAACCAACCACCGGACTTCACTTTCACGATATTCAGCAATTGTTGGATGTCCTGCATCGACTGAGAGATCATGGCAATACGATTGTCGTCATCGAACATAATCTAGATGTAATTAAGACTGCAGATTGGGTTGTGGATCTTGGCCCTGAGGGAGGAAGTAAAGGAGGACAAATTATTGCGACAGGAACACCTCGTCAAATCGCCTCCCACAAAAAGAGTCTGACTGGCAAATTTCTAAAGCCACTAATGGCCTGA